CGTTGCTGAAAATCATTCGATGCCGACAGATGCGCCCTGCTCTTCCAAGACCTTCTTGATCTTCTCGGCCTCGTCCTTGTTCACGCCTTCCTTGACGGTCTTCGGCGCGCCTTCGACGAGATCCTTGGCTTCCTTTAGCCCGAGACCCGTGATGGTGCGGATTTCCTTGATCACGTTGATCTTCTTGTCGCCCGCAGCCTTCAGCACGACAGTGAATTCGGTCTGTTCCTCAACCGGCGCCGCGGCAGCAG
This sequence is a window from Acidiphilium acidophilum. Protein-coding genes within it:
- the rplL gene encoding 50S ribosomal protein L7/L12, with translation MADLANLVDQLSSLTVLEAAELSKLLEEKWGVSAAAPVAAAAPAGAAAAAAPVEEQTEFTVVLKAAGDKKINVIKEIRTITGLGLKEAKDLVEGAPKTVKEGVNKDEAEKIKKVLEEQGASVGIE